A single genomic interval of Methylocystis sp. IM3 harbors:
- the minD gene encoding septum site-determining protein MinD, with protein sequence MTKIVVVTSGKGGVGKTTSTAALGAALAQQGKKVAVVDFDVGLRNLDLVMGAERRVVYDLINVAQGDAKLHQALIRDKRLPNLFLLPASQTRDKDALTEEGVRAVIGELREKFDWVLCDSPAGIERGATLAMRFADVAIVVANPEVSSVRDSDRIIGLLDAKTEQAEKGERMAKHLLLTRYDAGRAGRGEMLSVDDVLEILSIPLIGIVPESEEVLRASNMGSPVVLHNAMSAPARAYADAAQRLCGGDVPMNIPSDRKSLLGRLFGRRAA encoded by the coding sequence ATGACCAAAATCGTAGTGGTCACCTCGGGTAAGGGCGGCGTCGGGAAGACGACGTCGACGGCCGCGCTCGGCGCGGCGCTCGCCCAACAGGGCAAAAAGGTCGCCGTCGTCGATTTCGACGTGGGCCTGCGAAATCTCGATCTCGTCATGGGCGCCGAGCGGCGCGTCGTCTATGATCTGATCAATGTCGCGCAAGGCGATGCGAAACTCCACCAGGCGCTCATTCGCGACAAGCGGCTGCCCAATCTTTTCCTTCTGCCGGCCTCGCAGACGCGCGACAAGGACGCCCTCACCGAAGAGGGCGTGCGCGCCGTGATTGGCGAGTTGCGCGAGAAGTTCGACTGGGTTCTTTGCGATAGCCCGGCAGGTATCGAGCGCGGCGCCACCCTCGCCATGCGCTTTGCCGACGTTGCAATCGTGGTCGCCAACCCCGAAGTTTCATCTGTGCGCGACTCTGATCGCATCATCGGCCTGCTCGACGCCAAGACCGAGCAGGCTGAAAAGGGCGAGCGCATGGCGAAGCATCTTCTGCTGACGCGCTATGACGCCGGCCGCGCCGGCCGGGGCGAGATGCTGAGCGTCGATGACGTTCTCGAAATTCTCTCCATCCCCCTCATCGGCATCGTGCCCGAGAGCGAAGAGGTGCTGCGCGCCTCCAACATGGGCTCCCCGGTTGTGCTCCACAATGCGATGAGCGCGCCCGCGCGGGCCTATGCCGATGCGGCGCAGAGGCTTTGCGGCGGCGACGTGCCCATGAATATTCCAAGCGACAGGAAGAGCCTCCTCGGCCGCCTGTTCGGCAGGAGGGCGGCATGA
- the flgK gene encoding flagellar hook-associated protein FlgK — translation MSLTSAGAIATRSLGVISDQINLTSRNVAGAGVAGVTTKHANLESDDAGVDFIGVGRATDTALFRNLLSASAYNEAAGAVSDALSRIDKALNLSDSSNSRSAASLISKLKGALQTYSATPQNQTAAQLAISAAQDVVGALRNATAAAQQERRAADEGTANAVSEVNELLVKFGDLNTEIVRGTVAGADMTDALDRRDSLLAEITKRIGVTAVNRANNDTVIYTDSGVTLFETTPRQLTFRQTPTLSPGSTGAAVYIDGVQVTGAGAPLALRAGAIVGLMQIRDDIAPLLQNQLDEVARGLVVAFAERDQTGAGGPDLPGLFTYATATQAPAATLLPGLAGQIALNAIVDPGQGGDASRLRDGGISGNPAYVYNTTGAPGYANRLIELVNATSKTQSFDPAAGLGASASVDMLAAGSNGWIAARRQQTESSTTYYGAIVSQTTQALSNATGVNLDDQMSQMLALENSYQASAKLLEAVNSMFNALFAALHA, via the coding sequence ATGTCACTCACCTCAGCCGGCGCGATCGCCACCAGATCGCTCGGCGTCATTTCCGACCAGATCAACCTGACATCGCGAAATGTCGCGGGAGCCGGCGTGGCTGGCGTTACGACCAAACATGCAAATCTCGAGTCCGATGACGCCGGCGTCGATTTCATTGGCGTGGGGCGCGCGACGGACACCGCGCTTTTCCGAAATCTCCTTTCTGCAAGCGCATACAACGAAGCAGCCGGCGCCGTCTCCGACGCACTTTCGCGCATAGACAAGGCGCTCAACCTTTCCGACTCTTCCAATAGCCGTTCTGCGGCATCGCTCATCTCGAAACTGAAGGGCGCATTGCAGACCTACAGCGCGACGCCCCAGAACCAGACGGCGGCGCAGCTTGCGATCTCTGCCGCGCAGGACGTCGTCGGGGCGCTGCGTAACGCGACGGCCGCTGCTCAGCAGGAACGTCGCGCCGCGGATGAGGGAACCGCCAATGCGGTCTCCGAGGTCAATGAACTTCTCGTAAAATTCGGCGACCTCAATACTGAAATTGTTCGGGGTACAGTTGCGGGCGCCGACATGACGGACGCGCTCGACCGCCGCGATTCGTTGCTCGCGGAAATTACGAAGCGAATTGGCGTCACGGCCGTTAACCGAGCAAACAACGACACGGTGATCTACACGGATAGCGGCGTCACGCTGTTCGAGACCACTCCTCGCCAACTCACTTTCCGGCAAACGCCGACACTGTCGCCAGGCTCCACCGGAGCCGCCGTCTATATCGACGGTGTACAAGTCACCGGCGCCGGCGCCCCTCTCGCCTTGCGCGCCGGCGCCATCGTCGGATTAATGCAGATTCGAGACGATATCGCGCCGCTCCTCCAAAATCAGCTCGATGAAGTCGCACGCGGCCTTGTCGTCGCCTTCGCCGAGAGGGATCAGACCGGCGCCGGCGGGCCCGACCTTCCTGGCCTCTTTACTTACGCCACCGCGACCCAGGCCCCCGCCGCGACGCTCCTGCCGGGACTTGCCGGCCAAATCGCTCTCAACGCCATCGTCGATCCTGGGCAAGGCGGTGACGCGTCGCGCTTACGCGACGGCGGGATTTCCGGAAATCCCGCCTATGTCTACAATACAACCGGCGCACCGGGATACGCCAATCGACTAATCGAACTCGTCAACGCGACGTCCAAGACCCAAAGTTTCGATCCCGCCGCCGGCCTCGGCGCCAGCGCCTCCGTCGACATGCTAGCGGCCGGCTCCAACGGCTGGATTGCAGCGAGGCGGCAGCAGACCGAAAGCTCCACGACTTACTACGGCGCCATCGTGTCACAAACGACGCAGGCGTTGTCCAACGCGACCGGCGTGAATCTCGATGATCAGATGTCACAGATGCTCGCCCTGGAGAACTCCTATCAGGCGTCCGCCAAGTTGCTCGAAGCGGTGAATTCGATGTTCAACGCGCTATTCGCGGCGCTCCACGCGTGA
- a CDS encoding YfjI family protein, with translation MQCPPDFVGIPAVVSLGAALGRKIAIRPQRSTDWTEVPNFWGCIIGRPGALKSPAMRQVIKPLQRLEAQAEKQAESAMQKYAADLELVKFRKDEAKKKAKDALKKGLSTEGLFNIEEPEQPTSRRYITNDTSYESLGEILAANPYGVLAFRDELVSLLKTLDREEYAATRGFFLTAWNGTDGYTFDRIIRCKTRIEAACLSLLGSTQPGRIAEYMRRAIAGGAADDGLIQRFSLISWPDQSPEWRDVDRWPDSEARRAAWDAFGSFDSLDPMRVGAQVDDFDGLPFLRFDDAAQEVFAGWRNDLEHRLRAGELHPALESHLSKYRKLVPSLALVNHLADHGEGPIAEAAILRALAFAQYLESHARRAYGAGTEAESAAAMAILFRIRNGDLKDGFTARELWRNQWTGLTDLDAVKAGIELLVDLAWLDQTEAKTGGRPLVKYDINPRGEP, from the coding sequence ATGCAATGCCCGCCGGATTTTGTCGGCATCCCAGCCGTTGTTTCGCTCGGCGCGGCGCTCGGTCGCAAGATCGCGATAAGGCCACAGCGTTCGACGGACTGGACGGAAGTGCCCAACTTTTGGGGATGCATCATCGGCCGGCCTGGCGCACTCAAATCGCCTGCTATGCGTCAAGTCATCAAGCCTTTGCAGCGCCTTGAGGCCCAAGCTGAAAAGCAGGCAGAGAGCGCAATGCAGAAATATGCTGCCGATCTCGAACTCGTGAAATTTCGCAAAGATGAAGCGAAGAAAAAAGCCAAAGACGCTCTCAAAAAGGGATTATCGACAGAGGGGTTATTCAACATTGAGGAGCCCGAGCAACCGACATCGCGACGATACATTACTAATGATACAAGTTACGAGAGCCTTGGTGAAATTCTCGCCGCCAATCCGTATGGCGTTCTCGCATTCCGCGACGAACTCGTTTCTCTTCTCAAGACGCTAGATCGAGAAGAATACGCTGCCACGCGTGGGTTTTTCCTCACCGCATGGAATGGTACAGACGGTTACACGTTCGATCGTATCATTCGATGCAAGACGCGCATCGAGGCCGCTTGCCTGTCCCTTCTCGGTTCGACACAGCCCGGAAGGATTGCCGAATACATGCGGCGTGCGATCGCAGGCGGCGCGGCGGACGACGGGCTCATACAGCGGTTCAGCTTGATCTCCTGGCCGGACCAGTCGCCCGAATGGCGCGACGTTGACAGATGGCCTGATAGCGAGGCCCGGCGGGCCGCTTGGGACGCTTTCGGCAGCTTTGACAGTCTCGACCCTATGCGTGTTGGCGCGCAGGTGGACGACTTCGACGGGCTGCCCTTTCTTCGGTTCGATGACGCCGCCCAGGAAGTCTTTGCTGGATGGCGCAATGACCTGGAGCACAGGCTGCGCGCCGGTGAGCTGCATCCGGCCCTCGAAAGCCACCTGTCCAAATACAGAAAGCTCGTCCCGAGCTTGGCGCTTGTGAACCATCTGGCGGACCATGGCGAAGGCCCTATTGCGGAGGCCGCCATCCTACGGGCGCTCGCGTTCGCCCAATACCTCGAAAGCCATGCCCGGCGCGCTTACGGCGCGGGGACTGAGGCCGAGAGCGCCGCCGCGATGGCGATCCTATTCCGCATTCGTAACGGCGACCTCAAGGACGGCTTCACCGCCCGAGAGCTATGGCGCAACCAGTGGACAGGATTGACCGACCTGGACGCCGTGAAGGCCGGCATTGAGCTTCTCGTGGACCTCGCATGGCTCGATCAGACCGAGGCCAAGACAGGAGGACGCCCGCTCGTCAAATACGACATCAACCCCAGGGGCGAGCCGTGA
- a CDS encoding PHA/PHB synthase family protein: MTMSRDDEPTVKGRKAPQKTGGGSERKAKTVRKSGRKAKEKVEPAAAPAAEAPKAPASAPPTEPRAAKKPASSRIDAARIAAPPVPSPLTAVDFEVMAENMAQLVDQGRKALAAAIGNAEAGGPRSELAANVADATKTLGVVAEYWLAKPEKAAVAQAELYGGLSEIWRQTMRRYTGEDVPPVVAPEPGDKRFDSPEWEQNPFFDWLRQSYLYASRWAGDMVERAEGVDPHTRAKAAFYTRLISSAVSPSNFVPTNPELLRATIENRGENLIRGMKMFAEDINAGGGMLKIRQSDDTKFRLGVDLATTPGKVIWRNDVMELIQYAPTTEEVYARPLLITPPWINKFYVLDLNPEKSFVRWAVNQGFTVFIVSWINPDESKAEKGFEAYMHEGVLTALDVIEKATGERKVAAAGYCVGGTLLALTLAYMAAKGDDRIDSVTFFATQVDFSEAGDLQILIDDARLEALDDAMAKTGYLDGVKMANAFNMLRPNELIWTYVVNNYMKGVEPAAFDLLYWNSDSTRIPRANHSFYMRSCYLENRLARGEMVIDGVRLNLRQVKIPVYEIATREDHIAPARSVFRGAKFFGGDVTYVLGGSGHIAGIINPPSKGKYNHLTGGPVKGSFDEWVAGAKETMGSWWPHWLLWITAQAPGKVKARTPGGGKLPPLCDAPGEYVRVRS, from the coding sequence ATGACGATGAGCCGCGACGACGAGCCCACGGTCAAGGGGCGGAAGGCCCCCCAAAAGACCGGCGGAGGTTCGGAGCGCAAGGCCAAGACGGTCAGGAAATCCGGCAGGAAAGCCAAGGAAAAGGTCGAGCCGGCCGCCGCTCCCGCCGCAGAGGCGCCGAAGGCCCCTGCAAGCGCCCCGCCGACGGAACCGCGCGCGGCGAAAAAGCCCGCGTCCTCCAGGATCGACGCCGCCAGGATTGCCGCTCCCCCGGTCCCGTCTCCGCTGACGGCCGTCGATTTCGAGGTCATGGCGGAGAATATGGCCCAGCTCGTCGATCAGGGCCGCAAGGCGCTCGCCGCGGCGATCGGCAACGCCGAGGCCGGCGGGCCGCGCAGCGAACTTGCCGCCAATGTCGCCGACGCCACCAAGACGCTCGGCGTCGTGGCGGAATATTGGCTCGCCAAGCCGGAGAAGGCCGCGGTCGCACAGGCCGAGCTATACGGGGGGTTGAGCGAGATCTGGCGCCAGACCATGCGGCGCTATACAGGCGAGGACGTGCCGCCGGTGGTGGCGCCGGAACCGGGCGACAAACGCTTCGACTCGCCAGAATGGGAGCAGAACCCCTTTTTCGACTGGCTGCGCCAGTCCTATCTCTACGCCTCCCGCTGGGCTGGGGATATGGTGGAAAGGGCCGAGGGGGTCGATCCCCACACGCGCGCCAAGGCGGCGTTTTATACGCGCCTCATCTCGAGCGCGGTTTCGCCCTCCAATTTCGTGCCGACCAATCCGGAGCTTTTGCGCGCGACGATCGAGAACAGGGGCGAGAACCTCATTCGCGGCATGAAGATGTTCGCCGAGGACATCAACGCCGGCGGCGGCATGCTGAAGATCCGCCAGAGCGACGACACCAAGTTCCGCCTCGGCGTCGATCTCGCGACGACGCCGGGAAAGGTGATCTGGCGCAACGACGTGATGGAGCTGATCCAATATGCGCCGACGACCGAGGAGGTCTATGCGCGCCCGCTGCTGATCACGCCGCCGTGGATCAACAAATTTTACGTGCTCGACCTCAATCCCGAGAAGAGCTTCGTGCGATGGGCGGTGAATCAGGGCTTCACCGTCTTCATTGTTTCCTGGATCAATCCCGACGAGAGCAAGGCCGAGAAGGGTTTCGAGGCCTATATGCACGAAGGCGTGCTCACCGCCCTCGATGTCATCGAGAAGGCGACGGGCGAGCGCAAGGTGGCGGCTGCGGGCTATTGCGTCGGGGGCACGCTGCTCGCGCTCACGCTGGCCTATATGGCCGCCAAGGGCGACGATCGCATCGATAGCGTCACATTCTTCGCCACGCAGGTCGATTTCAGCGAAGCGGGCGATCTCCAAATTTTGATTGACGACGCGCGGCTCGAGGCGCTCGACGATGCGATGGCCAAGACCGGCTATCTCGATGGCGTCAAGATGGCCAACGCCTTCAACATGCTGCGGCCGAACGAGCTGATCTGGACCTATGTCGTCAACAATTACATGAAGGGCGTCGAGCCTGCGGCTTTCGATCTTCTCTATTGGAATTCGGATTCGACGCGCATACCGCGCGCCAACCATTCCTTCTACATGCGCAGCTGCTACCTCGAAAACAGGCTGGCGCGCGGCGAGATGGTGATCGACGGCGTGCGGCTCAATCTGCGTCAGGTGAAGATTCCGGTCTATGAGATCGCCACCAGGGAAGACCATATCGCGCCAGCGCGCTCGGTCTTCCGTGGGGCGAAGTTCTTCGGCGGCGACGTGACCTATGTTCTCGGCGGCTCCGGCCATATCGCCGGGATCATCAATCCGCCGTCTAAGGGCAAATATAATCACCTGACCGGCGGGCCCGTGAAGGGAAGCTTCGATGAATGGGTCGCCGGCGCCAAGGAGACGATGGGCTCCTGGTGGCCGCACTGGCTTTTGTGGATCACGGCGCAAGCGCCGGGCAAGGTCAAGGCGCGCACGCCGGGCGGCGGCAAGCTCCCGCCGCTTTGCGACGCGCCGGGCGAGTATGTCCGTGTGAGAAGCTAG
- a CDS encoding flagellar hook protein FlgE, whose translation MTIFGLFNTSMMGMSAQSNALSNLSENIANSSTTGYKRATTQFLTVLNGYQDSNQAGGGVYTRSRYEVTSQGTIATTGNATDLAIRGNGFFVVSDASGAIFLTRAGSFSPDEQGKLVNSAGYYLMAAPAGTQPDSLGNLQVVQVHNDRLYSDPTTNGTLSANLPSTAAITAAANLPSTNAAGAAYTSKSSLTVFDNLGASKVLDVYFAKSAANTWEMSIYDSAGATNGGFPYASAALVTQTLTFNPANGSIATGASATFTPTGSSQITLDLSNTTQLGAPFVVNYVHADGNAAGAVRMVNVSSDGVLNYQLDNGQLVSAYTVPIADVRAPTELFNFTGNVYVPNRASGEISVSSPGVGGRGSIVASSLESSAVDLATELSAMIIAQRSYTANTQTFQVTSEILQVLNNIK comes from the coding sequence ATGACGATCTTTGGTCTCTTCAACACCTCCATGATGGGCATGTCCGCGCAATCGAACGCGCTGTCCAATCTTTCCGAAAATATCGCGAATTCGAGCACGACCGGCTACAAGCGGGCGACGACGCAGTTCCTCACCGTCCTCAACGGCTATCAGGATTCCAACCAGGCCGGCGGCGGCGTTTACACACGCAGCCGTTACGAGGTGACTTCGCAAGGCACGATCGCGACGACTGGAAACGCCACCGATCTCGCCATACGAGGAAACGGATTCTTCGTCGTGTCGGACGCCTCCGGCGCGATCTTCCTCACGCGAGCAGGCTCCTTTTCTCCGGACGAACAGGGAAAACTCGTCAACTCGGCGGGCTATTATCTGATGGCCGCGCCAGCCGGAACGCAGCCCGACTCGCTCGGAAATCTGCAAGTGGTGCAGGTTCACAACGACCGGCTCTACTCGGATCCGACGACGAACGGTACGCTCTCCGCCAATCTCCCGTCGACAGCCGCGATAACAGCCGCCGCAAATCTGCCCTCGACCAACGCCGCCGGCGCCGCCTACACATCGAAATCCTCTCTCACGGTTTTCGACAATCTCGGGGCGTCGAAGGTGCTCGACGTCTACTTCGCCAAATCGGCCGCAAACACCTGGGAAATGTCGATCTACGACTCCGCAGGCGCGACCAACGGCGGCTTCCCCTACGCCAGCGCGGCGCTCGTGACCCAGACGCTGACCTTCAACCCCGCCAATGGATCGATCGCGACCGGCGCCTCGGCGACATTCACGCCGACAGGCTCCTCGCAGATCACGCTGGATCTCAGCAACACGACGCAGCTCGGAGCGCCCTTCGTCGTCAATTACGTTCATGCGGACGGCAATGCAGCTGGCGCCGTCCGCATGGTGAACGTCTCCTCGGATGGCGTTCTCAATTATCAGCTCGATAATGGCCAGCTGGTCTCGGCCTATACGGTGCCGATCGCCGATGTCAGGGCGCCGACGGAGCTCTTCAACTTTACGGGAAATGTCTACGTGCCCAATCGAGCCTCGGGCGAGATATCCGTCTCCTCTCCGGGCGTCGGCGGCCGAGGCTCGATCGTCGCCTCGTCGCTCGAATCATCCGCCGTCGATCTCGCCACCGAGCTCTCGGCCATGATCATTGCGCAGCGCTCCTACACGGCCAACACGCAAACCTTTCAAGTCACCTCCGAGATTCTGCAGGTGCTGAACAACATCAAGTAA
- a CDS encoding integration host factor subunit alpha: MAGENVPEGTLTRLDLREATHRAVPSISRDDARNIVDATLEEISEALVRGETVSLRAFGNFKVRAKRERLSRNPRTGVEAKITSRRVVTFRASPLVLKKINGLGLSARLRKPKAQ; encoded by the coding sequence ATGGCCGGAGAGAACGTGCCGGAAGGCACACTGACGCGCCTCGATTTGCGAGAGGCCACCCACAGGGCTGTCCCGTCCATCTCGCGGGACGATGCGCGCAATATCGTTGACGCTACTCTGGAGGAAATTAGCGAGGCCCTGGTGCGCGGCGAGACCGTCAGCCTCCGAGCCTTCGGCAATTTCAAGGTTCGCGCCAAGCGCGAGAGATTGAGCAGGAACCCGAGGACAGGCGTTGAAGCGAAGATCACCTCGCGCCGTGTCGTTACCTTCAGGGCGTCCCCACTGGTGCTCAAGAAGATAAACGGCCTTGGACTGAGTGCGCGGCTTCGGAAGCCGAAGGCGCAGTGA
- the minC gene encoding septum site-determining protein MinC gives MTQTVSRHIRFRGRSFPTLALELDAPLADWMARLDAYLACSPAFFAKKPIVVDVSKLDLDRDALRALLRELIGRGIRILGVSGVDPAWAADDLPPILTGGRPAAVPDAAAAEASPKKAELTADERAAFEQIAGALAQPGESKEAKEPPAAVTPEQTHSPLVIEAPVRSGQTVFYPQGDVIVIGSVSSGADVIAGGSIHVYGTLRGRAMAGAYGEMRARIFCRRLEAELLAVGGVYLTADEIDKEMLSHNVQIWLDSEDVKVARLD, from the coding sequence GTGACGCAGACCGTCTCCCGCCACATCCGCTTTCGCGGACGTTCGTTTCCCACTCTCGCGCTCGAGCTCGACGCGCCGCTCGCGGACTGGATGGCGAGGCTCGACGCTTATCTGGCCTGCTCGCCAGCTTTCTTCGCCAAAAAGCCGATCGTTGTCGATGTATCCAAACTCGATCTCGATCGCGACGCACTCCGTGCGCTTCTGCGCGAGCTGATCGGGAGGGGAATTCGAATACTCGGCGTCTCCGGGGTTGACCCCGCCTGGGCCGCCGATGATCTGCCGCCCATTCTCACGGGCGGGCGCCCGGCTGCCGTTCCCGACGCGGCCGCCGCCGAAGCTTCTCCTAAAAAGGCCGAGCTGACGGCCGACGAGCGCGCAGCCTTCGAGCAGATCGCGGGCGCGCTCGCCCAGCCCGGCGAGTCCAAAGAAGCGAAGGAGCCGCCGGCCGCCGTGACTCCGGAGCAGACCCATTCGCCGCTCGTCATCGAGGCCCCTGTGCGTTCGGGCCAGACCGTCTTCTACCCCCAGGGCGACGTCATCGTCATCGGCTCGGTGAGTTCGGGCGCGGATGTGATCGCAGGCGGGTCGATCCATGTTTACGGAACCTTGCGGGGACGCGCGATGGCGGGCGCCTATGGCGAGATGCGCGCGCGCATCTTCTGCCGACGTCTCGAGGCGGAGCTTCTCGCGGTGGGAGGGGTCTATCTCACCGCCGATGAAATCGACAAGGAAATGCTGAGCCATAACGTGCAGATCTGGCTCGATTCAGAAGATGTCAAAGTGGCGCGGCTCGATTGA
- the minE gene encoding cell division topological specificity factor MinE, producing MNLFRIFNRGASAPIARERLQILLAHERSSSSKPDLLAVLHKEVLAAISKHVAVEPDKVEVKVHRKDEMSVLEIGIEIDGEAMTFPAAVTDDRAA from the coding sequence ATGAATCTCTTCCGCATCTTCAACCGCGGGGCCTCTGCGCCCATTGCGCGGGAGCGTCTCCAGATCCTCCTGGCGCATGAACGCAGCTCCTCCAGCAAGCCGGACCTTCTCGCGGTCCTTCACAAGGAAGTGCTCGCGGCGATCTCCAAGCACGTCGCCGTGGAGCCCGACAAGGTGGAGGTGAAAGTCCACCGGAAAGACGAAATGTCCGTACTGGAGATCGGCATCGAGATCGATGGGGAGGCCATGACATTCCCCGCGGCCGTCACGGACGACCGGGCGGCCTGA
- a CDS encoding HPF/RaiA family ribosome-associated protein produces MKTEPQIDFQGMEPSASFRDEIIRHIERLEDRYGRMTACRIVVKAPGGHHHTGGLYEINIHLALPDEREVAVERTPHQDERFQRFEFALGDAFDRAVRQLQDQVGRMRGKVKQHEDMSSGVIRRLMREDGYGFLESADGREIYFHRNSVQDSGFDHLKPGLRVRFKEEEGAKGPQASRVTPLAEQAPE; encoded by the coding sequence ATGAAAACTGAGCCGCAAATCGATTTTCAGGGAATGGAGCCTTCGGCCAGCTTCCGCGACGAAATCATACGGCATATCGAACGGCTCGAGGACCGTTACGGGCGGATGACCGCCTGCCGGATCGTCGTCAAGGCGCCGGGCGGCCATCATCACACCGGCGGCCTCTATGAAATTAACATCCATCTCGCGCTGCCCGACGAACGCGAAGTCGCCGTCGAGCGAACGCCCCATCAGGACGAGCGTTTCCAACGGTTCGAATTCGCCCTCGGAGACGCATTCGACCGCGCCGTGCGTCAGTTGCAAGACCAGGTCGGACGCATGCGCGGAAAGGTGAAGCAACACGAGGACATGTCTTCAGGCGTCATCAGAAGGCTCATGCGCGAGGATGGCTACGGCTTTCTCGAAAGCGCCGATGGCCGGGAAATCTACTTTCATCGAAACAGCGTCCAGGATTCGGGATTCGACCATCTGAAGCCCGGACTTCGCGTGCGTTTCAAGGAGGAGGAGGGCGCGAAGGGGCCGCAGGCCAGCCGCGTGACGCCCCTTGCCGAGCAGGCCCCGGAATAG
- a CDS encoding single-stranded DNA-binding protein, whose product MRHMWEPARSVRYRLDRRQPIRSEMVLRRMQTSSERHPMTCFALITGILSRAPERRVGKSGKPYFIATLKAKDGDGFTFWRITVFSESAGEELMQLGEGDAVSAQGAMKAELYRPEGGEARISLSMVADAILPAKRKRERKDQGEDEPQRQTQAARASDWRAREGRRRSLAEQAGNGGTAHGYGHQPRHWGGSTEPELDDPPF is encoded by the coding sequence ATGCGCCACATGTGGGAGCCAGCACGCTCTGTTCGGTATCGGCTGGACCGTCGCCAACCCATCCGCAGCGAAATGGTTCTGCGGCGCATGCAGACCTCATCGGAGCGCCACCCAATGACATGCTTCGCCCTCATCACCGGCATTCTCTCCCGCGCCCCCGAGCGCCGCGTCGGAAAAAGTGGCAAGCCATATTTCATTGCGACCCTGAAAGCCAAAGACGGCGACGGCTTCACGTTCTGGCGAATTACAGTCTTTAGCGAGTCGGCCGGCGAAGAGCTCATGCAGCTCGGCGAAGGCGACGCCGTGTCCGCGCAGGGCGCCATGAAGGCTGAGCTCTACCGGCCCGAAGGCGGCGAGGCGCGCATCAGTTTGTCGATGGTCGCGGATGCGATCCTGCCAGCCAAGCGCAAGAGGGAACGCAAAGACCAGGGCGAGGACGAGCCGCAGCGCCAGACCCAAGCGGCCCGGGCGAGTGATTGGAGAGCCAGAGAAGGGCGCCGTAGGTCCCTCGCAGAGCAGGCCGGGAACGGCGGGACAGCACACGGTTACGGCCACCAGCCTCGGCATTGGGGCGGATCAACCGAGCCGGAACTCGATGACCCTCCCTTCTGA
- a CDS encoding helix-turn-helix transcriptional regulator encodes MVTSAQIRAARALLNWTVRDLAERAGVHRNTVTRAETDATGPGHATAAIRSALEAAGVIFVEENGEGPGVRLKKVRQDNAARTIPLEDLNAENDE; translated from the coding sequence ATGGTGACAAGCGCACAAATCAGGGCCGCACGGGCACTGCTGAATTGGACAGTCCGCGACCTAGCGGAGCGCGCCGGGGTTCATCGCAATACGGTGACGCGCGCGGAAACCGATGCGACAGGGCCAGGTCACGCGACGGCGGCCATCCGCTCGGCCCTGGAAGCGGCGGGCGTCATCTTCGTGGAAGAAAACGGAGAAGGGCCTGGCGTGCGTTTAAAAAAGGTCAGGCAGGACAATGCGGCCCGGACGATCCCGCTCGAGGATCTCAACGCTGAGAATGATGAATAG
- a CDS encoding general stress protein, which produces MTEADRPKSLRGFASMSPERRSEIARMGGKSVPAAKRAYSQDTELAVAAGRKGGLSVNPAKRAFARDPELASKAGAKGGHASRGGGRPKEP; this is translated from the coding sequence GTGACGGAAGCCGATAGACCAAAGAGCCTGCGGGGGTTCGCTTCGATGAGCCCCGAGCGCCGGAGTGAGATTGCCCGGATGGGCGGGAAGAGCGTTCCGGCAGCTAAGCGCGCCTATTCCCAGGATACGGAGTTAGCTGTGGCGGCTGGTCGCAAGGGAGGGTTGTCCGTCAATCCGGCCAAGAGGGCGTTCGCGAGAGACCCTGAGCTTGCTTCCAAGGCGGGAGCTAAAGGCGGCCATGCTTCGCGTGGCGGTGGGCGGCCGAAGGAGCCCTAA